The sequence CATCGTTACGACTATGACGATCATGATCAGATGATGAAAGCCAAGTACTTCCACGGCAAAGATGAATCGAAGCTGACCCCTCTGACGCACAGAAGCTTTGCACGAGAGATCCCGTCGATCGATGAGCCCAATTCGAAAAAAATTTGGGATGCGTTGACAGTAAGTGATTTTCTGAGAACAGATTGTACCAATCCAGACCTTTGCCATGGTCGGCAGGGAAGCAAATCGATGTTTAAGACGTTCGTTCAACGGCATCGTTTCAACAAACACCTGGAGGCTATGCTATCGAAAGCGATCGTCGATAGGCAGGCGTTGAGTGAGAAGGATTTTATGGATAAATGCCAAAGATGGATCGAAGGATCTCACGTGGTGATCGCGAGATgtgaaagtgtgaaaaaaACCTTGAATCACAATCGTGTGCTAGGAAACAATCCTCAAGGCCCATTGTCCACCTTACAAGAAGAATTCGTTAGTGTCCTGAGGAGTTTCGCAAATCACATTCCAGACATTGTACGTGTGTTGACACATCATTTCGCGATGGCTCTTGGACGGTCGGCTGGAGATGTTCAATCGTACGAGATCGATGCGAACGGAAATCATCGAATGTTTTACACCGGATTCACACGATACCGTATGGAGTACCGTGAAGGCACCAACCAGATCACCAAAGTGCATCGCCTGAGTCTCGACCGTGATCAGCGTAGAGAACAATCGTTCGAGATGGAACACAACAGCGATGGAGCGGTAGTGAAGGCGGAACACAAAGGTATTAAGAAAATCGAGTATGATCGTATTTTGCATCGTGTTTCGAAGATCGAGATGCTCGACGGGCGCAGACTTGAATACCAGTATGATGTTCGGGGTGAGCGCACTTTCAAGAAGGTGATGAGTGCCAAGGGTTCCGTTTTGCACGAAAAATACTACATCAGGAATGCTGAAGGAATTGTCCTGGTGGACATGGAGATGACTTATCTGGAGAATGATCAGCCACCGGATGTGCGTGTGACGAGTTACATCTACAAGGATCAACAGTTGATCGGGTTCGT is a genomic window of Anopheles bellator unplaced genomic scaffold, idAnoBellAS_SP24_06.2 scaffold02200_ctg1, whole genome shotgun sequence containing:
- the LOC131214741 gene encoding tRNA(Glu)-specific nuclease WapA-like, with the translated sequence RYDYDDHDQMMKAKYFHGKDESKLTPLTHRSFAREIPSIDEPNSKKIWDALTVSDFLRTDCTNPDLCHGRQGSKSMFKTFVQRHRFNKHLEAMLSKAIVDRQALSEKDFMDKCQRWIEGSHVVIARCESVKKTLNHNRVLGNNPQGPLSTLQEEFVSVLRSFANHIPDIVRVLTHHFAMALGRSAGDVQSYEIDANGNHRMFYTGFTRYRMEYREGTNQITKVHRLSLDRDQRREQSFEMEHNSDGAVVKAEHKGIKKIEYDRILHRVSKIEMLDGRRLEYQYDVRGERTFKKVMSAKGSVLHEKYYIRNAEGIVLVDMEMTYLENDQPPDVRVTSYIYKDQQLIGFVRDDQLYSLVTDHEGSVRVVIKDGEVVAAYDYLPYGQIFRQYGTDLDGQISFLYTGQEWEPEIGLYNYRARLYDPDIGRFYQMDPKEQYASPYVYAGNSPVSLVDPDGEFAFALAIFVMAIVGAYIGASAANNSWNPLKWDWKSSSTWLGMLTGAITGASIPFNLA